TTGCGAAGAGCCAGGTTTGCCTGCTAGATCTGTGCCCAGGACCACTCGGGCACAGATCAGAGTGCACAGGGCAGTGTggctgcacacacatgcactcacatgtcatgcacacccatgcacacaggcgcatgtgcgcacacacactcacactgtttcacacgtgtgtgcacacacatgcacttcacacgtgcacacaccctCACGCACACCGGCACACACGCGTACACtcacgtgtgcgtgcacacacctGTGTACACATGCGCACACACCATGCTCACATTATCTCGGGCGGCCGCCTTGGTGAGCACGCGGCCTCGCATGTATGTGACATTGCTCCTGTCCTTCTGCCCCAGGTTGTGCCCTCCCGTGTGGGATCCCACCTCAAGCGGGGCCTGAGCGAGGAGCCAGGGGGATGAAACCTTTGCTGGCCTGGCTCCTGTGCCTGCTTCTGCTGGGCCTGGCCCTGAAGGGGGCTGCCAGCCAAGGCCACCAGCATTCCATGGAGATCCGCAGTGAGTGCCCGGACCCCGGGCCTCAGCCTCCctcacccgcccccacccctccacccccaggtaCCGTGGCCGGGGCCTGGCCACCTCCCAACCAGGGGTACCGGCCTTGCTAAGTGCCTCAGCTCCGGGAGGGGTGTGGCCTGCCGTTCGCCAGGCCTTTCCACAGAGTGGCCCTGTCACCAGCTCCCCGGCGCCCCTGCCCCTGAGCAGCACACAGTGGAGGGGGTCACTTCCTGCCCCCGGGGTGGCCTGGGCCGAGAACCTGGGGGTGGGGCGAGGGGAGGAAGGGGTTGCTGGTGAGCTTGAATTTCCATTTCCCAACGCTCCCCCCTACCCAGCAGCGGCCTCGCCACCCACTCTGGGTGTCCCTGCTGTGCAGGTGGGTCCCAGCATGGCCTGGGCAGGTGCGCAGGGGTGAACTGGGGGCCCCTGTGGGGAGCGCTGTGCGCGTGCACTGGGCCCCGCCACCCGTGGGAGCACACGGTGCACGGTGTCAGGGGACGCACCGCCCACACCCACGCCCGGCTCTTGCtctttcctccccagcccctgacatCGATCCTGCCTGGTACACGGGCCGCAGAATCAGGCCCGTGGGCCGCTTCGGCCGGAGGAGAGCAGCCCTGGGGGACGTGGCGAAGCCGAGATTCTGGCGCCAGCCGGCCTGCTTCCCCCTGCGAGGAGGCACCCAGCCCGCCCAGGATGGGTGACAGCCCAGCCCATGGAGGAATAATTCCAACCCCCAGCCTCCCCGCCTCCACGGGCTACTTCCCCCTCGATCCTAATAAAAGCAGCTGGCCTTGCTGCGGTGCGTCTTTGTGGTGGCCACGTGGGAGTTGTTCGTCCTCATGGCATGTTAGCCTGGAAGGACACTGAGAGCCCAGCAGCCCAGAGGTGCCATGACTTGCCCGAGGGCACCCCGCACTGAGTAGGGGAGTGGGGCCTTCCAGGGTCACCTGCAGCCCATCATACCCTCCACCCAGGCTGCTCTGAGTGGCTGCCCAGGCTGCACACTGCACCACCCCGTGCAGGAGGCCCCGGGGGAGGGCAGCACAGCCCCTCAGCCTGACCTGTCCCTCTCCAAGCCCAGTCTCTTTTACCTCTCTTAGCACtcggaggagaaagagaagcgtGAGCTGCTTGTTTCTAATCAATAGCAGGAGACATGAACCTTAAATGAACCACAGTGTTTCCCTTTACCACCTGTTTCAAACTGTGCCAAGATGTCCCTGTGTCCTGCCTCCGACCAGGCAACTGAGCCCAGCCCTTAACTCTGAGACTCAATTTCCACATCTGAACACCCGGGAGAGTAACACCCACCTCATTCCACAGCTCAGGCAGGCACAGCACCTGCTTGCGGGCCAACACGGTGTGTGTGTTCAGTGTAGACCCCTTCCCCAAGGCCCACTCCAACACAGAGTACGGGAAGGAGGGCGGTAGGGACAGGCTTATCCAGTTACTTCCACACCCAAAGCATGCGGGCCTCTGCCTGCACTGTTTGCAGGGTCTCAGGAGCCCACCCTGACGACGGGACTTCTGTCGGTCCACACTCAGGAGTCCCCAGAGCAGGCCTGCAGGGCCCCAGACCCCAGCTGTCCCTGCTCCAGTTCAAGGAAGGGGAGTCCATCAAGAGGAAGCAGagctgccccacctccccagccccagggaggccCCAGGGGGGGCAGAGGtcagctcctcccagggaagaGCCCCCACTACATGGGCACCTGCCCAGGGTGGAGTGAGCACGGGGACAGGAGGGGCCAGGACACTGCCCAGGGCAGGCAGGTGCTGGCCCAGGCCTGGAAGAGCGAGCAGCCAGGAAAACAGTCTGGCACGTCCTCAGAAAGTTACACATAGAGTCGCCATATGGCCCATAGCACTCCCGGCTCCGTCCCCGAAGGAAGTGAgaacaggtgttcaaacaaatatttatacagaAATGTTCACAGCGGCACAATTCACCATAGACAGAAAGGTAGAAACACCAAATACCCAGCAACAgctgaacagataaacaaaacgtggtccAGCCACACCACGGATTAtgattcagccattaaaaaggactGAGTTGGGCTGAATGCTCCAGCTTGGGTCCTTGAAAACGTGATGCTAAGTggaaaaagccagacacagaagccCATACACTGCATGACCAGATCTATATGAAATGTGCAGAAAAGAGACATTGCTGGTTGTCAGGGTAACTGCTTAATGGTGGGGATGAAAATGCCTTGGAACCGGACTCAGGTGGCGGTTGCAGAACACTATAAATGGGCTTAcgccactgaattgcacactttttaagaaaagagttcACAGCTCAGGGTGAGGCTCAGACAGGGCAACACAGCGACGTGAGGATGGGCAGCCCCAGGACGCTAGTTCATCTGTGCCCCAGACAGATGAAGAGGAGGGGGGTTTATGTGTCCTACAACTTATCATGAAACTTTCAAACACACAAGAAAGTTAAAAAAGTAGTCTGATGAGCATCCACGTACTTGCCACTTAGACTGAACAATTATTAccgagtttctctctctctctccctctctctctcccccttcccatttGGAAGTAAGTTATAGACACCATGACATCTCCCCTAGATGTTCCCACATGTTCTTCCTCAAAATAAGGACAGTCTCCTGCATAATCATAAAATTATTGTgcttaaatcattttcaaataattccatAATATCATCTAGTTTCTAGTCTATATTCAAAAATCCAGAAGTATGGCCGTAAAGTCTTggctgtctttctttcttcctttctttcttcctttcttccttccttcctttcttcctttctttctttctttcttttctttctttctttctctttctttttgaaaccAGGTTGCAATCTAAATTCACTGTTGCTGTTAGGTATTGCTCATTAGTCCCTGATCTTTTTTTTGTCGTGATGTTGACTTTTACAAGAGCCCAGACACAGTATCCTGTAGAATGTTCCAGTGTGTGATGTGTGGATTGTTCACCCAGATTGTTCACTTTGTTCCTGCAGCCAGCACCTGCCTGTGGATTGTTCACTTTGTTCCTGTTCTGTCCCTGCATTTCCTGTGGTCTGAGAGGGAGATCCAGGGCCTCAGCTGGATTTGGTTACTCACTGGGGACACAAGGGCTCTGTGTCCCTTCTATTGCACCTCATCCGATGGACAGTCCGGGCCCCGCTCTGGCAGATGCTGGGCCTGACCCTCCCATAGAGGTAGATCTCGACTCTAAGGGACCTTCCTGTGGCTCACTGTGTGCTTGAGGCAGGAGCTGGTCTACCCAGAGCCCCCAGCCAGTCATTTAAGCACCCACTGAACACCCCTGTCGCACAAAGGAGATTCTCCGattccttccacatttattaGCTGGATTCTTCTAAAGGAGATCCaacccacctctctctctttgttcaaCACCGACAAATAATTTTGGATGGTCAGATTGACCTcaatttggccagtgggagccccgGGAAgaggataaattttttttaagcaggctccacacccagcatggagcccgacgcagggcctgaattcacaaccctgagatcaagacctgagctgagatcaagagtcggacgcggacagctcaatggactgagccacccaagagccccaggaataaattttaaaagaagaagaatggatCCCTGAGTTGGGCCCTCTGggctgttaaaaaacaaaattcaaacatttgaagatctaattggctttattaagtgacTCATGAATGGGGCAGCATCCAGTCTAGCCAGTAGAGAGATGCTCTGCCAAGGTGCAGAAAAGGAAAGCTTTCTAAATGTAGAGAGAAGCCTCCCTTTTTTTAAGGAATTCATTAATGTTGTTTAGGCAAGGTCGCCCTTGTAAAGGGGAAGGGGTCTTTCAGAGGAGTGCCTCCAGGAAATTCCAGTGTGGCaggttaaaggttacattccaGAGGGGCTTGAAACTGCAGTTGGGTTAAGTATTAAATCTGGCTTTACTGATGCCTTAACTCCAGTGACTTCTTGGgccttgtggttttctttctgaCTGTGCGAAGGGGACTCCTCCAGGGTGGTTGGAGGAGACCCCtcccacagaaacagaaaacaaggaagGGGTACGGTCGCAGGCAGGTCAGCAGGGTTCCTCCGAGGGGCCACTTCTGAACCCTTGgagcctcctgcccccaccacctacacacgtgcacacacacacacccagctcCAGAGAGGAGCCAGGTCCAAACTCAGGCTGAGCAGGGCTGGAGCAGCTTCCCAGGCGGCAGGCGGGACAGGGGGCTCCCAGGCTGGCCTTCCTCGGGACCTGAGGCCAATGCAGACCTGGAAGTGGTATTCCCAGGAGTCTTCGTGGGGAACACATCGCTTTGCGTGCTCCACACCCACTGCCCCCCAATCACAGGTTTCGGGATGGAGCTGAGGTGGGCAAAGCATGGCACAGAAAACCTTCCATAAACACCTGTCGGTTGTGGTGAAGGCTGGTTTTGGAGACTGCCTTTCCTTTAGACCTCAGGGGAAGGACCAATTTCTATCCTCTTGTTGGACacacatttgttgagcacctggcTTGTGTCAGATGTTGCCAGGCACCGAGCACCCcacagaaggaagaacagaacCTCTGCCCTCGGGGACATTCCCCACCTTGCCAGAATATTAGGTTCACCAGAGAGGGCTCAAAACGCCCAGAGCCCAGGACCCAAGCTGCACTGTAGATGGATGGAACGACAGCCTGTGGTGGGCAAGGGGCGCTGCAGGCAGAGGCTTCCAGGTGATTCCGAAGCAGGGTTGAGCCACTTGCCtggtggggcagaggagaggatgAGGAGCAATCACATCCCAGGAGATGGGGAACCTGAGCTCCAGAAGCACCACGCACCCCATCCAGTCTAGGGGCACAGTGGAAGGATGCCTGGTGGAAATCCGTCCAAGGAtatgttttaataataaattctaGCCCAGTGATACTGACTTGACAAAACGGGAGGGAAATAGGCATAGATATGTGGGCATCCTACACGCATGATCCTTATTTCCCTACTTGCTGTGGCATCAATCAACTCGTCAGAAATTTCTCCGAAAGCCTGGCATTTAGCAGAAAGAATGCGGGGCCCCTTGAGCAGCGGGGTTTGCCCTGAGCGATGCTGGAGCGCCATCTAGTGGCCAGGGACACACTAGTGTCCAAGGTTGGTCCCaccaggtgagcacagaggggTCCCCAGCCCTGCTGCAGCGGGGAGGTCGCGGGGAAAGCGCAAGACACAGCCTGGCACCCCAGGGACTCACCTCCACGTACTTCATCTACGTGGGAATAATCATATGAAACACCGTGCAACTTGACTACAGTCAGAAACCGGTGAAATTGTTTAAGAAACATAATAGCGTGAGTGGAAATCTGGGTAGCAGGCTCTCTCGGACGCTTTTATCTCTGTACTTATCCTTTAGCTTTTCTTGACGATCATGACAAGAGAAGCCTTGTGAAATCTGCATTTGCCTGGAAAGACACACGAGAAGCTGCTTGAGAATATGCATCAGGAAGGTCTGGATccgtggggcacctgggctgTCCCCACCTCCTCAGGGCCTGGGCGCAACCTCCTTCCATGAGGTTGGAATGCAGGAGGTCCCAGGCCTGCTGGATGAGGGAGGGACCAGGGGCCAGAACAAAGGAGGGAGGCTTGCGGGGAGCCCTGACCTTTGGCGGGATTCAGCCACGCTGAGACGACCTCAGCTAGATGGGTCCTAGCCAATGCCGGGGTGTGTCCTGGTCAGTCCTGGGCTCCCCATCCACTGGGCCCCAGCCAAAGGTCCAGGTCCGTGGCTGGGATGATGGGCCCATGCAGGGTGGACACAAGCAGAGAACCAGTCCAGAGGAACCCCTAGAAATGCTGGCACACCCTTCATGGGTGTCCAGAGTTCAGCGTCATCGTGAAAGGATGCTTAACACCTGTCCTGCTGTTGATCCTTATGGTAAATACACTGAAGCCGGCCTTTTCAGGTGGACAGCCGTGTCTTAGTATTTATAATTTCAGACTTGCTTATCCCAGACCCAGGGGCAAGGATGAAAACCaacaccacccctccccctcacaAAATAGAAACACCCTCTGAAACACCCTCACCTCGACATCAGGGCTTAGCTCCCAAAAAGACTATCTGGGCCTCCCCCTAAAAGCAGGCAGTAACGGGGCGAACGGACGATGTGTCACCCCTGGAGAAATGTCCTGTGCCACCTGAACCACAGGCGGCGCATGGGCCTGCCTCCTTATTCGCTCAGGATGAGCCCTCCTAGAACCCGAGGCATAACAAACCCCGGCCTTGCAAACTCAGCAACACCAGGTTAGAGACAGCGGTTGGATGTTTGCAGACATATAAACAGTACCGCTCACACCACGGGCCGGAAGTGTGCGTCCTCAGGCTCGCTGGGCACAACCGTCACCTGCTAAACTCAGAGCCAGGGGAAGAGAGCCGAGAGGGGCCTggccccccaaccccaaccccaaccccgCCCCAGCTGCCCCATTAGATGCTGTCCCTCCCGGGGCCACCGCCCCGAGATGCAGGAAGTGGACACAGCTCCATGATCTTCCTGGCACTGTCACCTCCATGCGGGcctgtccccttctcccccagctcccagaaccatacacacacacactcctgcacACCCTCTTATACACACACTcctacacagacacacacacacgcctgcacacacacattcctacACACCCTCCTATGCACGCATGAGcaccacatatacacacacctccctcacacacacctgcaccctgtacacacggacacacacacacctcccgcACGCACACACCCCCCTCGCTCACTGCCCTGATGTCTCATAGCACCCTGTGTGCATCTCCGAGGCATTTTTTCTGCCTTTGGTTGTTTTATGAAACTCTGGCTTTCTTCTTGACTCTCTCTCACTCAGTTCCTAGCAAGGAAATTTGGATTTACTCACCTGTCCCTTTATCAATAATTTATTGAGCACAAAGAAAAAGACCTGCAAACCCACATAAGTGAACATGGGAGGGCGGGGTATGAAGGGCCATGGGCTCCTCGCGACCCTGGCTAACCCTGCAGGGACCCTTGCAGGCGGGCTGCACAGcatctccctgctccctgggagacAGGACGCGGGGCCGACCCTCCGCCAGCTCACAGGAGGCCTGGCCTGGGTTGTGCGTGCAGCCCTCCCCACATCTGCGGAATAGCCGTGTCTAGACCTGACTTCTCCAGGAGAGCCCAGAAATCTTTGCCCAAGAGGGAAATTCAAGTGGGAAGTatatgtgtttgtgcatgtgacatacatgggggtgtgtgtgtgtgcatgcgaaTGGGCAGGTGACAgggtgcaggtgtgtgtgtgcatggatatGTGTGCTTTGGGGCCACTCTCTTCCCGCCTCGGGGAACAAAGCGACCCAGTGTCAAGGGCTACCTGGAACGTCACTTCCCGCTGCTCGCCAAGGTCCGTCTTGTTCCCAAccagcatcaccaccacctcccctgGGGGGGACTCCCTCTCCAGGTCCTTCAGCCTCTGCTGAGCCTTGCAGAAGGAATcctaacaaagggaaaaaatcaacatcagacaaatcccatgGGTGGCTTTCATCCGCTATCCCGGCAAAGAACAGGCAGACGTTGGTGGGCCGCCCTGTAAAAAGGCATATGATCCAATTGGCCGTGTGACAGCCCCCCACACGtagccccactcccctccctgcagCTGAGCTGCTCAAGTGGGCGGCCTCCCACGCTGCAGCCCCTGGCATCGTGCttgccccaccctcaccccacccacaGACTCTGCTCTCCTTCTGCTCACCTGCCCtccgcctcctcccctccccaccccaccctgccaggCTGATCCCCACTGCTCCTTCCCTTCATTCAGGAAGCACCCCCAGCCCAAGCTGAGTCAGGTGCGCCTCCTATCAATTCCCACAGaaccctgcccttccctcctcctgctctaAGTACCTGCTCACTCGTACTTAGCATCGACCCACACGACACTGGGGGAGAGGTAGGGCCAGGGACGGTGTGCTGTCTCCAGGACACGCCCCTCACCAATGCTGTGGGCACCCAAGGAATCGTGAGTGATGGATGGGAGTGCTCTATGCAGGGTGTTCTGAGAGGACCGTGGAGGGGCACAAACTCAACCATGCAGTAGTAGGAGCGGGGGttatcagggagggcttcctggaggaagtgacagaCTTTCACAAAGGTGCTGTCTACTGGTTGTGGTGATTTTCCCATAAAGCACCAGCATGGGCTGGTCACGGAAAGGCTTCAGAAGAGAGCATCCCTGCGCCTGAGAGAACAGGAAGCCTTGCAGAGGAGGGTGGGGACGTGCTGGAGGCGAGCCTCACCTTCCTGGTGACGTCGTACACCAGAAGCGCAGCGTTGGCACCCCTAAAGTGGCAGATGCTGTGGTACTTCTCCTGGCCAGCCGTGTCCCAGATCTCAAACCTCAGAAACACAGCCCCAAGTCCACCACCGTCGTGAAGAACGCACCCGAAACAGAAGCCCGGGGGGAGCTTTACCTAGAGGACACGGTCTTTATCTCCAGCTCGGGCTGGGCCATCGAGGCAGGCAGGATGTGGACATAGCTTTGGGGGGACGATTCACCCTGCTAGGGACAGAGGATAAGGGACGAGTCTGAGCTGAGGTTTTCAGCGTAGAGTGGGTAAGACCATGATTCGCTGGCAGGAGACTCTAGCTTGGGGGGCTCCTAACAGAACCCACCAACCGGGGTCTCTCTGCACATCTTGCCTTTCCCTGCACAGTCACGAACCTGAAGTCCCATCAACCTCCTAGGCGCCCTGtccccccagattcatatgtGAAGTCCTATCCCCCAaagtgatggtgttaggaggcgGGGCCTCTGGGGGTAAtcagggttagatgaggtcatgagggtggggcccccacAGTGGGATCCACGTCTTTGTAAGAAGAGACACAGGATGcttgatctctttctctccccctccctctctccctctccctcccaacccccctgtctgtctctcccaccctccGAAATCTCAGTGTCCTCTTCTTCATCGCGAGCCAACGGTGCCCCCTTCCCACAGTGGGTGTCAAACGACGAGCAAAGAGAGGAGAGCAGATCTGTGCATGAAGCTCCCCTTCCTTTGCCTGCCCTGGGCTCTCCCTGACCCACTGGCTGGGACGGTGGCCTTCTGTCCACATCCTTCTATCATGTCCAATCACATTCCTGAACTTGATTTTGGTTGTACCCTAAAACCCGCCACCGCCAGTTTCCCCGTGGGCGTCACGCTTGGGTCAGCCTCCCCGGCTCAGCAACCCTAGCTTCCCATCTGCTTCTTCTCCACTTGGTAAACGACGGCTGCTGGTCGAGCTTCAGTCCACGTGCACCCCAACAAAGTTGCAGAGAGGGCTTTCGGTCCCAGTGATGATGAGGCATGAGTGATGGGGTGTTCACAGACCGCAGAACCTTGACCCTCCTGGAGAGAGACACGAGGTCCCTCTGGGGCCCCTGGACTGGTCCCCAGGACAACCTTCCACCCACCCCGGCCCCACGGACACCCTTGGCTCCAATCAGGAAAAGAGCTCACATTAATTATCTCCCTTGTTCAGAAACCCACTGACCACATTTTCTACATCGTCACAGCTAAAGCCAAAAACAACCAAATGATATTAGCcacaaggtggggggtgggggtgggatcaGGCCAAGAACCAGGAATTTTTCCGTTCTAGAACAGGCTGGTGGAGATGACACATGCGCACATTTTCACGGGGCCTCGGGTGGACTGAGCTGGGGCCACCAGGTGCATTTGCATATCATGGTCCCATCACGGCACAAACCAGGTCTCCTTCCGCCTCTCATCCCACCACGGACCTCAGCACTGGCATCCCAGCATCAGCCCCGCCCCGGCCTCAGCTCCATCCTCTGGGCGGCGGGAGAGGGGCTCCTGGAAGCAGGTGAGCTGCACAGCGCCCCCATCTGCGCGGTGAAGGGCGTAAGAATGACGGATTGCCCCAGATTTAAAAGTGTCTCCATAAATGTTGACATAAGGAACGTGGTTGTGCTCTTTCTGGTTTTAATGTCAACAAACAGCTGATTCCGCTCATCGAAGCCTCTCCTCTGTGTTTGCCTTTCAGCAGAGTCCTGGTTGAAGGGAACCTGAAATGCATAGCATCTCTCCCGGGGCGGAGCTGACAGGGGCCAGGATGGTGACAACGCTGAACGGGGGCTGCCTTTCTTTCCCTCGCACACAGGCCACTGCGATCCACCAGCAAATACGCACGCCAGCACTAGATGTCACCATTTCTCCAAAAGATGTCACTCAGTGCGGCGGCCACCAGGAAACCGGCCAGAATTCCCAGGGCTGTGGCCAGCTGGGACTCCAGGATGGGGGGTCTGTGGGGAGCCCAGTGGGGTCTTTGGGAGCTCCCCATGGTTCAGGTCCCCGGCCACAGCACTCCCCCTTGGAGCTGCCACCTCCCCCACCAGGCCCTCTCCCGCAGTGGGACGGGGGCCtccgtggggggcggggggttg
Above is a window of Neomonachus schauinslandi chromosome 3, ASM220157v2, whole genome shotgun sequence DNA encoding:
- the PRLH gene encoding prolactin-releasing peptide, with the translated sequence MKPLLAWLLCLLLLGLALKGAASQGHQHSMEIRTPDIDPAWYTGRRIRPVGRFGRRRAALGDVAKPRFWRQPACFPLRGGTQPAQDG
- the RAB17 gene encoding LOW QUALITY PROTEIN: ras-related protein Rab-17 (The sequence of the model RefSeq protein was modified relative to this genomic sequence to represent the inferred CDS: inserted 1 base in 1 codon), whose translation is MAQAEGVPSPGAAPDQPCVFKLALLGSGSTGKSSLALWYVKNDFKSILPTVGCAFFTTVVDXGAVFLRFEIWDTAGQEKYHSICHFRGANAALLVYDVTRKDSFCKAQQRLKDLERESPPGEVVVMLVGNKTDLGEQREVTFQQVTVVPSEPEDAHFRPVV